One window from the genome of Pyxicephalus adspersus chromosome 6, UCB_Pads_2.0, whole genome shotgun sequence encodes:
- the LOC140333303 gene encoding uncharacterized protein, translating to MDRSAEFEQRQDTSDDSTVGTPLQCFQNGISQPIQMPKFLSTPVMQNSDEDTSARKRQKVFNGPLCSPIIPQHIYVTKQDSHRTNERFSSRNTVLPEGHGIPEEHYWATRSSSRVTSLYAELVRELETQVAELRQILVSRDEAVAVREWRIKELEKENQELKRHIQTLEEQNDALSHTGISATNESARVLGSDGHCVVINDNNISFLRNLAGFLESSYSSQSSTPQLISTSIPNNENKSPSMERLSSPAANSLSEPDQPNSPAAVIGSPPEGMLRVSGVTSDFQYWMKMDDGGENTIPESCVLWEEPLQETLPDGTPTWASPIESNGRPKLELVPSSGVFITYQQLEDLSHIPPDKPKLMTRRLLDYFFSRETLARSSATGQRIAHNNTTMEKPLRLPDAVVTAIKAYVTRACGRGCNFNAVINSKCGTSRRAVKKMSIRIDWTEGGAKQCPKSETSPAQRLQCHSEKAQLFGAKGTDPPFPHVMQTS from the exons ATGGATCGGTCTGCAGAATTTGAACAAAGGCAAGACACGTCGGATGACAGTACAGTTGGTACACCTTTGCAGTGTTTTCAAAATGGAATCAGTCAGCCAATCCAGATGCCAAA ATTTCTCTCTACACCAGTCATGCAAAACAGTGACGAGGATACTTCTGCCAGAAAACGTCAAAAAGTCTTTAATGGACCTTTGTGTTCCCCTATAATTCCTCAACATATATATGTTACAAAACAGGATAGCCACAGAACTAATGAACGTTTTTCTAGTAGAAACACAGTTCTGCCTGAAGGTCATGGCATTCCAGAAGAACACTACTGGGCCACCCGTTCTAGCAGCAGGGTGACATCTCTTTATGCAGAGCTAGTTCGGGAGCTGGAGACACAAGTTGCAGAGCTGCGCCAAATCCTGGTGTCACGAGATGAGGCTGTTGCAGTGAGAGAATGGAGGATAAAAGAACTTGAGAAGGAAAATCAAGAATTAAAAAGACACATTCAGACACTGGAGGAACAGAATGATGCACTCTCACATACTGGAATAAGTGCCACAAATGAAAGTGCTCGGGTCCTGGGATCAGATGGTCATTGTGTAG TTATCAATGACAATAACATATCCTTCTTAAGAAACCTTGCAGGATTTCTTGAATCAAGTTACAGTTCACAG AGTTCTACTCCACAATTAATCTCAACATCTATcccaaacaatgaaaacaaaagccCTTCGATGGAAAGATTGTCTTCCCCTGCTGCAAATTCTCTGTCAGAGCCAGACCAGCCTAACTCACCTGCAGCAGTTATCGGCTCTCCTCCAGAAGGAATGCTCCGAGTCAGTGGTGTAACAAGTGACTTCCAGTACTGGATGAAGATGGACGATGGTGGAGAGAACACAATACCTGAATCGTGTGTTCTGTGGGAGGAACCATTACAAGAGACCTTGCCAGATGGTACCCCCACATGGGCATCACCCATAGAG AGCAATGGTCGTCCCAAATTGGAGTTGGTACCTTCCTCTGGGGTTTTTATCACATACCAGCAGCTGGAGGATCTTTCCCACATTCCTCCAGATAAGCCCAAGCTAATGACCAGGCGCCTTCTTGATTATTTCTTCTCTCGGGAGACCTTGGCACGATCTTCAGCTACGGGGCAGAGAATTGCTCATAACAACACCACTATGGAGAAACCATTGCGACTACCTGATGCAGTTGTAACTGCGATTAAAG CATATGTGACAAGAGCTTGTGGCCGTGGCTGTAACTTCAATGCAGTTATAAATAGCAAGTGTGGAACCTCTAGACGGGCTGTGAAAAAGATGTCTATTCGCATTGACTGGACAGAAGGAGGTGCAAAACAATGCCCAAAGTCAGAAACATCACCAGCACAGAGACTGCAGTGTCATAGTGAGAAGGCCCAACTTTTTGGTGCAAAGGGAACTGATCCACCATTCCCACATGTGATGCAGACCAGCTGA